Within the Glycine soja cultivar W05 chromosome 3, ASM419377v2, whole genome shotgun sequence genome, the region TTATAAGAACAACTGAACAAATATAGAGTAAGTTACTCTTCAACTTCCTATAAGTATCATAAAAGACCATACATAATCTGATGGACATCTAAACATACTGAACTGTATCCTGTAGAAGCTCAGAAGATTAGGTACTAAACTATATATTTCACTAGAGACAACAAATTCATCTAGAGACTTTGCCTACACAGACTTGGAATTTGGAAACAGAAGAAAACAGCAACGAAATGAAAGCATAAATAAACGAAATATTTGCTGCCACATGAAAGGCAACATTAAATTCATGTAAATATTTAGAATGCTTAACCAAGGTAGACCTCAAACTCAAGCAATGGCGAAACTGAACAATTAGTAGCACTCAGTAGTTCCAAAAGATTCATTCATGGAACATTGATAATGAAGAATATCTAGAATAAGTATCTTGTCTTCTGCCTGATGATTTAAATCGAGTGATTTATCAAATCTTTCAAGGACATGGTCAAATAATGAAATCATACCAGGAAGAGAAACTTGAAATTCTTTTGGTATAAGAAAGGTATACACTAAAATCAAGGAAATGCGCCCAAACATGTGCAAAATCATCCAAATAAAGTTCAAGGTGCAAGCTATTATCCTTTCTGAATCTCTAGGGTCAAACAAGCAAATAAAgttctagatgaaataaaaaggCTTATCAAGGAACCTTTACAGGATAAGAATACTATATTAGAGTTGACACACAAATTAGTTCACTGAATATACAAAGGACATCAAGTTGATCCTCCACAGATTTTGACATCAATTTAGTCCAAAAGTGCTATGCAATACATCACATAATTTTTGAGCAATATTTTCAAGGCCGTGTGATGATCACTGCTATGCAATGGAATTAACTCATTTTTTCTCCtcataaatttcaatttgaaaaagttttaaaaaacagtCTACAACTGCAATTGTGGCCACATATCACTACTGCAATTGCAGCCACATAGCCAAATTTGTTGTAATTTGCCGCAATATCAAGGATCACGACAGAACCACAATTAGGAcagcaatttaaaaccttatgCTACATATTCAACTATGATACTTTTATCCATTTGACCTTTCCTACATTGTTCtcaataattttcattatttttgcacTTCAGAGGTTGTTGGAATAATCAACACATCTTCAACAACTATAAACAGCAACGCACAAGTTAAACCATATTCATCCGATTCCCTTTAGCTCCACTTACCTATTAAGCTATAATGTCTCAACAAAATCTGTCTCACCACACTCCATCAAGTTGCAGCATCATCACACACATATTGGGTCCATTCAGCCACAATATACAGCAAAATCATCCACACACACCCAAATAACTTATTaaagcaattaaaaaaaattctaaaaaaatacattaaaaaatccaGTTTCAAtgtttattcaaaataataataataacaataataatcacCAAAAGCTTatacaaaaatcaaaacacTTGCAGCACAGGTCTCTTCCCAAGCCTTTTGATCTCCCTATCCATGTTGCCAGTGAGCATGAACCCGAACATCTTGAAGTCACACATGAGGGACCAAAAGGGGTGTCTCAAAGTCTCAGGGAAATTCCTCTCTACAAACAAGTGGCTATAGAAGGCACATCCATACCCAGAGAAAGGGACAAGGAGCAAGAACCACCAACTGAACAAGAgggaacaaaagaaaaagagaatgcTGAAGAGTGTTCCTGCGAAGTGCCAGCGCCTTGTGGAAGCCTTGGAGTGCTGGTTCATGTAGAAGGCCCAGAAATCTTCCAGGCTCCTAAAATTCATGGCTTGGAAGGAGGTGAAACCAAAAATTCTGAGGTGGGTGGGTGTGAATTTCGAGGGATTCAAGTGGAAACGTTTCTGGGTGTTGTTGAAATTGCGGATTGGGAATCAAAGTTGGAATCTTGTTGGTTGAGGATACTGTGTGGTGTTTCAATGACAACTGTTGACGGAGACTTCAAACTCTGAAAGGTGAAGTGTTGTGTTCTGGTTGGTGTCTGTCTTGATTTgtgtgttttttatattttctttttaaatcagTGTAGAACACtaatataaatattcttttggaactgaaatataagaaaaataaattatttgtgatAAATTAAGATGTaagtgaattttaattaatatttatctaatgatattattttaaaaatattattcatttaattagagttttattctaacatttttttactatgcactaatatgtaaataacattttaaaatgaattaatttttaattgagattatcacaattgatgttaacttatttttttaattaatgtgaatcaattttttttatatatatttcagtCTGGAAGaagtaatttcttttattaaaaactatgaTGGAATATAAATAATAGATCATCCTCCATCTTTATCCTACCAATATCTTCTAACACTTCTATAGTAAGTATAAAatgcattatatatttttaagatattaaaagtatttatgatctttttatttaatactttatttataagGTAAGACGAAGATTTGAAAGAAGACTATAAGGAGATGTTGTATTACTcattaaaaatttgagaaatattAACAACacaatatattcttttaaatacaTGTTATTATTGGGATTTATTAGAATATAAGTTTCACCACTTATTTAATAAGCTTTCacttatgattatttttactttCCAATGAATTCTATCAATATTGAGAATGTGATaaataaaagtcttttaaaCACTATTTTGTCAGTGCTTCTCTAAAATTAtggtataaatatataataatatttttttaattcagttgtagtaatttctttaattaatatttttattattttacattaagtAAAATGTGGGTATATAAGTATAGGGACGGATTCGGAAAACCATTAAAGGGGTTagattttttgtttactttaactatttaaatatctaacaaataaatatttaataattaatgacttttattcaattatatattagttttacacataaaattaaaatcaatttttattttaaattatacaaGAAGGAAATACATGTACGTctggtataatttttttcatgttttaaaaaactcttttaatctCACAAGCATAATAACAATCAAACAACACTCACAATAATAATttcacaataaaaaaacaaacgcatcaaatacaataataactaaaaatcatcaattttttctaacaatataaatatataaatgttatataatgttaataataattaatgttaataattagatatataaataaatatatgagaCTTATAATAACACACAAAACATAATTAGTCTATATCATAACAATTGATGGGAAGTCATAAAAAACAAGATCTAATAATAAGTGTATATATCTTTTGAGttatattataattagtgacaatatatattattaaaaagattagtacataagatattaattattagatttattaatcaatatatataattttatttatactagacgtaatatattattattaattagtatatattattaattgttattatatattattaataatatttttattcaaaaaaattattatataaatagttttaaaaagttTGAGGGTGAGCGGACTAAAGCCCCTTCCCTCAAACTTCCttcaataataatatactttttgtataaaaaaatactaataataataataataataataataataataataaataatatatactaagtaataataaatacactatttttagtaaaaataatatagaataattaataattaaatactacatacagtaaaaataaaataaaataaatatattaattaataagtcTGATAATTAATATATGTCAACACTGATTAtataataatcttttttaatactgaaaaatactaatatttttaataatatatattgttacTAATTATAATATAACTAAAAGAGATATGTATACTcacactattaaaaaataagatttttacatcggttattaaccgatgttgaaagtaatatcattaacattggtttttcaaaatcgattttaactaataaatacaatatcagttatttaaataaccaatgttagatgataagaattatgaaaaaagaaagttataaaTCTACAtaccaacatcaattttttaaaaaactgatgttaactgacactaacaacatcggttttttaatcaataagttttacctataaatattaataatcattagtatggaaaaaaaaaaaccaaaaccaaagtaCCAAACAATGATAGAAGATTCATGCATTTATTAACAAATCACACCAAGCtatcattttgattttgaaccAAGTCAATTGGCTCCAATTTCAGTCTCTAAATCATGAGTAAATTCATAGCACTATCAAAACCACTAGTTACAAacacaagttattcaaattaATAAGATTTAACCATGGAATTGGTCAATTGAAAGCCAAAATGAACTAATTCTAAGCAAGATGCACGGAGAAATATATGTACATGTAACTctagtttgaatttgatttaagAATAACTTAGTGAAACTAAAAGGCACATATTAATTCAGTTTCCTAACTCTCAAGTCTAGTTTCTATATTTGCGTTCAATTCTGATGAGTTGAACTGTGAGTTCAATCTAAACTTCAAACCAATGCAACaagattattttcatattaactCAGCTTGCATCTCAGTCAAAAGTATGCAAAAACAAAACCTATCTCAAGTAAATGCAACAAATTACAAAGGTTCAGTCAGttcaaaggctttatttttcatacaaaCAAGGAACATCTCTCATCAATCAAGTTTCAGATAAAAACAAAGCTCAAATTACAGGTCAAACATCTCAAAGCGAAAGAATTATGCATGATATTGATGATAGTTCCgaatttcattcattttctataaatttttgAGCTTGCATGAATCGAATCACAGTGCCAGACAGATTCTCAATGAATTACAAAAGCTTGTAGGAACTTGCTTTAAGATGCTACATCACTGATTTAGAACAGAAGTATGGGCTTTCCATCCAATACAAAAACCTGGCTGTCAAGTTGGATCTCTAAAGTCCTACAAATATCATCCAGATATGGATTCTACACTAGAGATGAGGTGCAATACCATGGAATCTTAGAGAGAACAGAGGCAAAGTGATAAATTCTATATAAGCAAATAGTGATTATAGATCATTTAGACAAGAAATTAGTAGTTGATTCCCACCTTTCCATGGTGTTGGATGGCTGTAGCAATTCCACCAGCATTAACTTCAGAAAGGCTTTTGTCAACATAGAATGCAGCTTTTTGATGAGGATTTTCACCATAACCGAGAGGACTTTTGAGTGAGAGGGGCATTGTCAAGCTAGGAGGGAATTTATCTGTCATCAAAATGAGAATAAGTCAATGAATGGAGcacatcaaaattaataatatcacttgagatatttaaactaaatgcaTTCTGCAAGttattttagaattaaatatatgatttcaATTTTGTTCACTGACTTCAAAAActtcaaaattagaaaatatatgaaaattagtaCACCAATTAATCTGTTGGTTGTAGATTGAGCTTTACCATTCTaggattatatttataaattatttgcatTTTCCAGTAATTGACATTTCCATCTCACAATGAGTGTGAATTAATAATCCTCACAAACTAGAAACAGAAGTACCTCCCACACTCTGTTTCCACAACCACTCAGATACTGTTGAGTCATAGGAAGCAACATGTTAAAAGCTTTCCATGCAAGCTTTATCTTGAACTTTATATCATCCTGGTTTCCTTTAAGAAATTCCAGAAAGGAAGGGTAGTCTTCTGTATCAACCACTACCAAAACATCCTTGTGGTTTTGCTCAAAT harbors:
- the LOC114406282 gene encoding uncharacterized protein LOC114406282, with product MNFRSLEDFWAFYMNQHSKASTRRWHFAGTLFSILFFFCSLLFSWWFLLLVPFSGYGCAFYSHLFVERNFPETLRHPFWSLMCDFKMFGFMLTGNMDREIKRLGKRPVLQVF